TTTACCATGTATCGTATCATATTTTAGTAAGTGTGCTAAAGTTTCAGCTGGATAGCTTGCATTAATGGCAACAATGTCCAAACTCTCATCTAATATGGCCTTTCGGAAAACCATTCTTCCAATTCTCCCAAACCCGTTAATCGCTATTCTTGAATTCATTGTTCGGACCCTCCAGAAAATATTAGTGTTATACTTATTACCTTCCACATGTAATTAGTATAACATAATTAAGAGGAATTGTGCTAATAAAAATGCGGATTGTGTTTATTTTTTCAACACAAAAAGAAGAAACCTGGTGGTTTCTTCTTTTTTATCATAATTATATGACATGCCATTCGCGAAGTAAGGACTTCACTTGCCTTTTCGTCTCATTAATATCCCCATTATTGTCGACTACGGCATCCGCTAAAGCCTTTTTATCGGCCAAAGGCATTTGCGAATTGATCCTGGCTAGTGCCTCCGTCTCCGAAAGACCATTCCTGTTCATTAATCGCTGCAATTGAACTTGCTCATCCACATAGATCAAAAGCGTCTTTTCCACCATGAATGTCAGCTTACTTTCGAATAGGAGCGGAATATCCATGAACACCGTTTCTTCCCCTGATGATAGTGCCTCTTCCGTTTTGAGGCGCATCCATTTCCTGACGGCAGGGTGCACGATGCCATTCAATAGCAATCTCTTTTCCTGATCATTAAATATGATCGACCCGAGCTTTTCGCGATCTATACCCCCATCCGGCAATAAGATATCTTCACCAAATGCCTTCACAACTTGATGATAGGCTTCTTCACCCGGCTCAACGACGGCACGGGAAGCCAGATCTGCATCGACAATCGTGAATCCGAGTTCCTGTAAATAAAGGCTGACGGTGCTTTTCCCACTGGCGATGCCCCCGGTGATTCCAATGATTTGTCCCATAAGCTCCCCCTTTTAACCATGTATCATAACTTGAATATACCGATGATAATCAACAGTA
This sequence is a window from Brevibacillus sp. JNUCC-41. Protein-coding genes within it:
- the coaE gene encoding dephospho-CoA kinase (Dephospho-CoA kinase (CoaE) performs the final step in coenzyme A biosynthesis.), translated to MGQIIGITGGIASGKSTVSLYLQELGFTIVDADLASRAVVEPGEEAYHQVVKAFGEDILLPDGGIDREKLGSIIFNDQEKRLLLNGIVHPAVRKWMRLKTEEALSSGEETVFMDIPLLFESKLTFMVEKTLLIYVDEQVQLQRLMNRNGLSETEALARINSQMPLADKKALADAVVDNNGDINETKRQVKSLLREWHVI